DNA from Campylobacter lari:
TGATTATGCTTCAAGTATTTTTGAGCAACAAAAAGATGAGTTTAAGCTGATATTAAAACGCTATATTATGAAGCATTTTTTAGTTATAGGTAAAGAAACAAAGTCAAATGCTAGCTTTGATGATTTCGCATATGCTTATGTGAAAGATTTGAGAAATGAAAATTTTGCTTCTGTGGGTGCAGCTATTTTTCCTATGCTTGGTATTTTAGGAACTTTTATAAGTATAGCCATGTCTATGCCAAATTTTAATTCAAGCGACACAGCAGGCTTAGAACAAGAGATTTCAGTTTTATTAAATGGAGTAGGAACAGCCTTTTATGTATCAATTTATGGAATTTTCTTAGCACTTTGGTGGATATTTTTTGAAAAATACGGTAGTAGTAAATTCCAAAAACTTCTAAATCGTCAAAAAAACGCAACAAGCGATTTTTTTTGGTCTAAAGAAGAAATTGATAGAAAATACCTTCAAGAAAGTTTGCAACATTTTGAAAAAATAGGCACGATTTTTGAACATGTAAGCAATGAGGAATTTTTTAAAGAACTAGATAATACAATAGATAGAAAATTCAAAGTTTTTCAAGAACTTGTAAATGCTGAAGAAAAAGCTGTAAGATTAAGCAGTGAGCATGTAAAACAAACTATGAGTGATTTATCTAAAACCCAAAGAGAGCAAAAAGATATAGTTAAAACTTATAGCGAGATTGCAAATGCGGTAAATATGTTAAATTCAAACATAAAAGATTTAACCTTAAGAATTTCAGAGCAATATAATAGACTCTTAGATGTGAGTTCAGATAAGATTGTGCATTTAGATAAAAGTGTGAGTGCTTTAGATGAAAAGGTAAATAATTTTTCAAATAATATTGAAAAATATCAAAATCTTATGCTTGATAATCAAACTAAGCTTTTTGAAGGCTTTAGGGCAAGTATTATAGAGGGCATGCATACTTTTAAAGAAGCTTATGAAGATGAAAAAAATATTGACGAAAAAATTTCACTAATGCAAGAATTTAAAGAAGAAAGCAAAGAATTAGATGAGCAAACCACACAAGTTATTGCAAAGCTTGAAAATCAAAAAGAAGATGAAAAAATAGATGATAAAAAATAATTCTAGCAATGAAGAAAATAATTTTTGGATAGCTTATGCAGATTTAATGGCAGGCTTGCTTTTTATATTTATTTTGCTTATTGGAGCTATAGTTGTTAAGTATGTTTTAACTCAAAGTGATTTACAAATCATAAAAGAAAATTTGCAAAAACAAGAAGAACGCTTAAGAGAGAATAAAGAAGAATTAAATCAAAAAGAAGATATTTTAAAAAGTCTTAGCCAAAAATTAAGTAATACCTCAAGTACGCTTGATAATATCAGCAAACAAAAACAAGCTTTAGAAGCTAATATTACTAAACTTAATCAAGATTTAAATTCAAGTTTAGATGAAAAAGATCAGCAAATTTTTGCTTTACTTGAAAGATTAAATAAAAAAGATGAGGAAATCAAAGAATTAGAGCGTAATTTTGATGAGGCGAAAAGCAAAATCAAAGAACTAGGATTAATCAAAGAAAATACCATCAAAAATCTTCAAGCAAAATTTGATACTAATATTACCTTAGATTCTAATACAGGTGCGATAGTTTTACCTTCTGAAGTGCTTTTTGATACAAATTCTTTTACTCTAAAAGCTCAAGCAAAAGAGAATTTAAAGGCAATTTTAACACAGTATTTTGACAATATCTTAAAAGATGAAAATATCTTAAATAGTATAGAAAATATAGTCATAGAAGGTCACACAGATAGTGCAGGCTCTTATATATATAATCTTGATTTATCACAAAAAAGAGCTTATGCTGTGATGAGTTTTATACACTCATTTTACAAAGATCCAAGATTGCAAAAACTTTTAATGGCAAGTGGTAGATCTTATTCTGATGTGATTATGAAAGATGGTAAAGAAGACAAAGAGGCAAGTCGTAGAATAGAGATTAAGTTTAATATCAATACAAATAATGCTTTAGAAAAGGTTGAAAAATACCTTGATAGCAAGTAGAATTGATGTTTTAAAATACAAGGATTTTGAATTTTTACTCAAAAGAGATGATTTACTAGGTTATATTAATGGAAATAAGGCTAGAAAACTAACCTTTTTTGAAAAAAATAAACATTTATTTAAAAAAGGACAAAGATTTATTTCTTTTGGCTCCTCTCAAAGTAATGCTTTAGTTGCTTTAGCTAAGTTTTGTTACGAAAATGATTTTTTGCTCATTTTTGTTTGTGAAAAAATGAGTTCTTTTTTAAAAGAAAATCCCCATGGAAATTTAGAATTTGCATTAAAACACAATGTGAAGTTGATAGAAAATATAAATTATCCCACAAGAAGACTGCAAGCTTTAGCCTTGAAAAAAGATGATGATATTTTTATAGAAGAGGGTGTGGCTATAAAAGAAGCTGAATTTGGATACCAGCAACTAGCCTTAGAGCTTAGTGAGCAGTTAAGTGAAACTGTAAGTATTTTTTTACCTTCAGGTACAGGAACTTCTGCGGCTTTTTTGGCTAAACATAGTAAATTTAAAGTTTTTACATGTGCTTGTGTGGGCGATAGTGCATATTTAAAAGAGCAAATTTTAAGCTTAGAGCCAAATTATGATTTTGGTAATTTAACCATATTAAATTCACCTAAAAAATATCATTTTGCTAAGCCTTATTTAGAATTTTATGAGCTTTATAAGGATTTAAAAAAAGAATGTGGAGTGGAGTTTGATTTGCTTTATGATATGGTGGGTTTTAAAACTTTATTAGCTCATAAAGAGCAATTTGGTGGAAAAATCTTATATATCCATCAAGGAGGTCTTGAAGGAAATATAAGCATGCTAAAGCGTTGTGAGTATAAATTAAAAAATTCCAAAATAAAAAATCACTAAGATAATCAAAGGTATAATAAATTTAACATAATAATACCATAGTTTAAAAATACTTCCTTTTAGGGTATTTTGATTGGAAAGTTCATAAATAGCATCTTTTTTAAGCACCCAACCTACATAAATACAACAAAAAAATGCGGTTAAAACAAAGAATATATTTCCACTAATAAAATCAAAGCTATCAAAAATATTTTTTCCTTTGATGATAGTAATATCTCTTAAAGGACCATAGGTAAGTATACATGGTAAATTCCCTAAAACAAAAATACTTCCAAGTGTTAGATTAATAGCGGTATTTTTAGCTAGTTTAAATTTTTCCTCTAAAACACTAATGATTACTTGATAAATTGGTAAGCTTGTAGTAAGTGCAGCGATGATTAAAAGCAAAAAGAAAAACACGCAAATTATACTTCCAAAAGGTATATGTGAAAATGCAACGGGCAAGGTTTTAAAAACCAAAGATGGCCCACTATCAGGGGTTAAACCTACGCTAAATAAAGCAGGGAAAATCATAAATCCAGCAAGCACTGCTATGAGGGTGTTTAAAATTCCTGTATAAACAGAAGTTTTGATTAAATTCTCATTTTTCTTAAGGTGAGATGATAAGGTTATCATTACACCAAAACCCAAAGATAAGGCAAAAAATACTTGTCCTAAAACATCTATAAACAATTTAGGAGTGATTTTAGAAAGATCAGGAGTAAGGTAAAATTTCACACCTTCGCTTGCTCCTTCAAGAGTTAAATTGCGCGCAACAACAACCAAAAGACAGATAAATAAAAATGGCATAAGGTATTTTACTGACTTTTCTATGCCATCAATCACACCTTTTTTTAGGATAATCCAGTTAATTATCACAAATATAGTAGTAAAAATTCCTATTAATAAAGGATTATTTTCTATGGTAGAGCTATAAAATTCGCTTGTATATTGAGCGTTAATGGGACTTGAAAGATTAAAATCACCTATGATGATTTTAAAAATATAAGCTAAAACCCATCCGCCTATTACCATATAATAAGCCATGATTCCAAAACTTCCCAAAAGTCCCATATAGCCAACACCTTGCCAAGAATTAGATATTTTAACTCCATCGTTTGTTTTTCCGCCAAAAGCATCGACTGAATTTAGCATTCTGCGTCTTCCTATGACATTTTCGACCAAAATCACAGGAATTCCTATAAAAATCATAGCTATACAAAAGGCCAAAACATAAGCACCGCCTCCATTTTCACCCACTAAATATGGAAAACGCCAAGTGGCTCCAAAACCAATAGTCGCTCCTGCTACTGTAAGGATATAAGTTAGCGTATTACTCCAAGTTTGTCTTTGCATGCTTTTTCCTTGCTAAATTTAAATAAAAAATATTTTAAGATAAAAAATAATACCATTATGCCAAATTTTTATTTATTTTTTTATCAAATTAAAGGAAAATCCATGCAAAAAAAGAAAATTTTGTTTTTAGGTGCAGGATATGCTACTTTATCGGCTATAAAAGCCTTACCTGATGAGTTTTTTGAAAAAGCACAAGTGAGTTTGATTAATAATAATTCTTATCATTATCATACTATTTTACTACACAAAGTAGCTTCCAATGAAGATATTTATAGTTCAAAATATGATCTTTTGCCTTTATTAAATCCAAAAATCAACTTTATCCAAGATGAAGTTTTAAAAATTTCTAAAGACAAAGTTTTTACTAAAAATAATGAATTTGACTTTGATATTTTAGTATGTGGGCTTGGTTTTGCCAAAGAAACTTTTGGTATTAAAGGCATGCAAGAATATGCTTTGAGTATAGATAATTATGAAAATGCTTTAAAAATTAATGAAATAATATATGAGAAAATAAAAAATTATAAAGCCACCCAAAATGAAGATGATTTAAAAATCGCAGTTTGTGGCGGGGGCTTAAGCGGGGTTGAATTTGTAGCTTCTTTAGCTAAAGAGCTTAAAATATTTTGTCAAAAAGAGCAAATTTCTTATGAGAAATTAGAACTTTCTATTATTGAAGCTATGGATCAAATTTTACCTATGTTTGATAAAAGTTTGGCTTTAAAAGCAAGGCAAAGGCTAGAGACACTTGGTGTGAAAGTATATGAAAAATCTAAAATCACAGAATGTGAAAAAAATGGTATAAGACTTGATGGGGGAGAATTTGTTAAAGCTAATACTATCATTTGGACTGCAGGAGTTAGAGGTAATAGTGTTATAGAAAATAGCTCAGATTTTCCAAGTGCAAGATCGCGTATAGAAGTAGATGCTTTTATGCATCCATTAAATGTTGAAAATTCATCAAGATACTTTTTTATAGGCGATAATAGTTTATTTAAAAATCCTAAAACTAACACTCCTTATCCTCCAACAGCCCAGCTTGCATTAAGAGAAGGAGCTTATGTAGCTAAAGCTTTAATGGCTATGATTGATGAGAAAGAATTTAAACAAGAATTTTCTTTTGTGAGTGGAAATACCGTTTGTTCAATCGGAAAAGATTATGCAGTTGGCACGGTTTTACATAAACCAATTAGTGGTTTTTTAGCAATAAAACTTAAAATTTTTATAGAAAAACTATGGCAATATCAGCTTGAAGGATTGAAAGGTTTTTTGAAATAAAATTAATTTTAAATAGAGTCTTTTAAGGAACTCTATTTAAAAATTCATTTGCATCTACATAGCCTATAACGCGTCCTTTTTCCTCGCCTTTGTTAAAAAATATCATCACAGGAGGCCCAAAAACTCCAAATTCTTTCATAAGAGCTAAATCTTCTTGGCTATTATGTGTTACATCTGCTTTTAAAAGTGTGTAGTTAGCAAGTAAATTTTGTACTTTTGTATCTGTAAAAGTATATTCTTCTAAGAGTTTGCAGTTTTCACACCAAGCGGCTGTAAATTCAAGCATGACTGGTTTGGTAGAATTTTGTAATTCTTGCTCAAGCTCTTTTAAATTTTTGATGGTTTTAAAACTTAAACTAGGGCTATTTTCTTTTGAAGTAAGGTTAAACTCAAGAGGTTTTAGCAAGCTTTTTGAACCTATTGAGCCGCCTAAAATTAGGCTTAAACTGTAAGTTAAAACTAAAATCATACTCGCTTTTTTAAATTTATCAAAATTAGTTTTAGCTTCATCAAATAAACCCATAAAACTAGCAAAAAATACCCCTATAACCCCATAAAGTATTAAAATGATATTTGCACTAAGTATTCTTTCTAGCATCCAAACTGCCATAATGAGCATGATAAAACCAAAGAAAATCTTTATTTTAAGCATCCAAGCCCCACTTTTTAAAAGATTTCCTCCAAGACCTATTAAGAGTAAAGGCATGCCCATACCAAAACTCATCACAAATAAAGAAAGTCCTCCCAAAAATACATCACCACTATTAGTAATATAAAGCAAAGCTCCTGCTAAAGGTGCAGCCACGCAAGGTCCTACAATAAGAGCTGATAAAAAGCCCATGATAGCTATACCAAAAACTCCATTTTTACCTTCTATTTTTTTATTGATAAAATTTTGAAATTTAAGCGGTAATTGTAATTCATAAAGTCCAAAC
Protein-coding regions in this window:
- the dsbD gene encoding protein-disulfide reductase DsbD, encoding MRFLAVFFIFLNLAFANNGVLSLNEAFKLNTHSNNQGIFLKINLADRIYLYKDQIKVELDSNDITSLLNFPQTQTRENKEVIFSQLELFIPQLLLDDFIKNNKAKLSLAYQGCSEEGLCYRPVYVNYELNKQNGIYTIKSTKDQFKKQNEDEQIANDLSTQNIFITLLTFFGYGLLLAFTPCILPMIPILSSLIAMKLKDKPSKKHSFYLSFIYVFFMSLAYAIAGALVGLAGANVQGLLQQPWIIITFAGIFVLLSLSMFGLYELQLPLKFQNFINKKIEGKNGVFGIAIMGFLSALIVGPCVAAPLAGALLYITNSGDVFLGGLSLFVMSFGMGMPLLLIGLGGNLLKSGAWMLKIKIFFGFIMLIMAVWMLERILSANIILILYGVIGVFFASFMGLFDEAKTNFDKFKKASMILVLTYSLSLILGGSIGSKSLLKPLEFNLTSKENSPSLSFKTIKNLKELEQELQNSTKPVMLEFTAAWCENCKLLEEYTFTDTKVQNLLANYTLLKADVTHNSQEDLALMKEFGVFGPPVMIFFNKGEEKGRVIGYVDANEFLNRVP
- a CDS encoding 1-aminocyclopropane-1-carboxylate deaminase/D-cysteine desulfhydrase, yielding MIASRIDVLKYKDFEFLLKRDDLLGYINGNKARKLTFFEKNKHLFKKGQRFISFGSSQSNALVALAKFCYENDFLLIFVCEKMSSFLKENPHGNLEFALKHNVKLIENINYPTRRLQALALKKDDDIFIEEGVAIKEAEFGYQQLALELSEQLSETVSIFLPSGTGTSAAFLAKHSKFKVFTCACVGDSAYLKEQILSLEPNYDFGNLTILNSPKKYHFAKPYLEFYELYKDLKKECGVEFDLLYDMVGFKTLLAHKEQFGGKILYIHQGGLEGNISMLKRCEYKLKNSKIKNH
- a CDS encoding sodium-dependent transporter → MQRQTWSNTLTYILTVAGATIGFGATWRFPYLVGENGGGAYVLAFCIAMIFIGIPVILVENVIGRRRMLNSVDAFGGKTNDGVKISNSWQGVGYMGLLGSFGIMAYYMVIGGWVLAYIFKIIIGDFNLSSPINAQYTSEFYSSTIENNPLLIGIFTTIFVIINWIILKKGVIDGIEKSVKYLMPFLFICLLVVVARNLTLEGASEGVKFYLTPDLSKITPKLFIDVLGQVFFALSLGFGVMITLSSHLKKNENLIKTSVYTGILNTLIAVLAGFMIFPALFSVGLTPDSGPSLVFKTLPVAFSHIPFGSIICVFFFLLLIIAALTTSLPIYQVIISVLEEKFKLAKNTAINLTLGSIFVLGNLPCILTYGPLRDITIIKGKNIFDSFDFISGNIFFVLTAFFCCIYVGWVLKKDAIYELSNQNTLKGSIFKLWYYYVKFIIPLIILVIFYFGIF
- a CDS encoding MotA/TolQ/ExbB proton channel family protein, with the protein product MEVKTTDDFSDLVLPEGKGSTGIVAYLKIIFIPAILYILVLLGYFGKIDFKVELHSVVMIGIIFLVALIFARHSADYASSIFEQQKDEFKLILKRYIMKHFLVIGKETKSNASFDDFAYAYVKDLRNENFASVGAAIFPMLGILGTFISIAMSMPNFNSSDTAGLEQEISVLLNGVGTAFYVSIYGIFLALWWIFFEKYGSSKFQKLLNRQKNATSDFFWSKEEIDRKYLQESLQHFEKIGTIFEHVSNEEFFKELDNTIDRKFKVFQELVNAEEKAVRLSSEHVKQTMSDLSKTQREQKDIVKTYSEIANAVNMLNSNIKDLTLRISEQYNRLLDVSSDKIVHLDKSVSALDEKVNNFSNNIEKYQNLMLDNQTKLFEGFRASIIEGMHTFKEAYEDEKNIDEKISLMQEFKEESKELDEQTTQVIAKLENQKEDEKIDDKK
- a CDS encoding OmpA family protein; this encodes MIKNNSSNEENNFWIAYADLMAGLLFIFILLIGAIVVKYVLTQSDLQIIKENLQKQEERLRENKEELNQKEDILKSLSQKLSNTSSTLDNISKQKQALEANITKLNQDLNSSLDEKDQQIFALLERLNKKDEEIKELERNFDEAKSKIKELGLIKENTIKNLQAKFDTNITLDSNTGAIVLPSEVLFDTNSFTLKAQAKENLKAILTQYFDNILKDENILNSIENIVIEGHTDSAGSYIYNLDLSQKRAYAVMSFIHSFYKDPRLQKLLMASGRSYSDVIMKDGKEDKEASRRIEIKFNINTNNALEKVEKYLDSK
- a CDS encoding NAD(P)/FAD-dependent oxidoreductase, with amino-acid sequence MQKKKILFLGAGYATLSAIKALPDEFFEKAQVSLINNNSYHYHTILLHKVASNEDIYSSKYDLLPLLNPKINFIQDEVLKISKDKVFTKNNEFDFDILVCGLGFAKETFGIKGMQEYALSIDNYENALKINEIIYEKIKNYKATQNEDDLKIAVCGGGLSGVEFVASLAKELKIFCQKEQISYEKLELSIIEAMDQILPMFDKSLALKARQRLETLGVKVYEKSKITECEKNGIRLDGGEFVKANTIIWTAGVRGNSVIENSSDFPSARSRIEVDAFMHPLNVENSSRYFFIGDNSLFKNPKTNTPYPPTAQLALREGAYVAKALMAMIDEKEFKQEFSFVSGNTVCSIGKDYAVGTVLHKPISGFLAIKLKIFIEKLWQYQLEGLKGFLK